The Macrobrachium rosenbergii isolate ZJJX-2024 chromosome 56, ASM4041242v1, whole genome shotgun sequence genome includes a region encoding these proteins:
- the LOC136836724 gene encoding uncharacterized protein has translation MDSSAFDFRDESEEQVEETCEVMSDAVDVTFEGNISTVLIPSSTPSALSRHPQSSVAASTSSSFVVGQSPSASTAHASMSAENSRAPPAKRLLFPLLEDTFRAKKQKAELAFWEAKIAAAEAERAAAEAERAAADAKRKAFELEAEYKSLLISQLRASLPK, from the exons ATGGATTCTTCAGCTTTTGATTTTAG GGATGAGTCAGAGGAACAAGTGGAAGAGACATGTGAGGTGATGTCTGATGCAGTCGATGTCACCTTTGAAGGTAATATCTCGACGGTATTAATACCCTCTTCAACACCATCAGCACTTTCAAGACATCCACAGTCTTCAGTCGcagcatcaacatcatcatcattcgtTGTTGGTCAGAGTCCTTCAGCATCCACAGCACATGCAAGCATGTCTGCTGAAAACAGCCGTGCTCCACCTGCAAAGCGTCTTCTGTTTCCTTTGCTTGAAGACACTTTTcgggcaaagaaacaaaaagcagAATTGGCTTTCTGGGAAGCCAAAATAGCTGCAGCTGAAGCTGAAAGAGCTGCAGCTGAAGCTGAAAGAGCTGCAGCTGATGCTAAAAGGAAAGCATTTGAACTGGAGGCCGAGTATAAAAGCCTTCTAATAAGTCAGTTACGGGCATCTTTACCCAAATAA